One window of Salegentibacter sp. Hel_I_6 genomic DNA carries:
- a CDS encoding tyrosine-protein kinase family protein: MEELNDFTEEKGESTFDLKAEIFKYLAYWKWIILGFLIGGLLAYLYNRYTIPKYHTEATMMIVDDQEKNAMSATPSGGGAIFSLEDDGIQNHIEKLKSKQLVESVVNELNHNISYFIEGNVITIEAYKSSPVLIEFITSDSIIHEVSKNLVVTPTSDTSFRLEDEGSQYSEKHNIGELINLDNIQFTILPKSGEEEGTFRRTSSVHIKVQPVRTVAAEYISKLQIAQKGQAKDILTLGLVQENSEKSEDFLNKLMERFNEEGIVDKQEVAENTTKFIQDRLEMITTELDSVEVGIADFKRQNRLMDISSGASEFQSKFSAAEQEIFTLETELSLLESIEEVLRNQGNYTLLPEVGINEGGVSGLINSYNALVMERNMYLKGGTEKNPLVETITEQLDSLRENLYENIESTRRSINVRLRELNQRENVAEGQFSNFPGLEKGMRSIQRQQEIKEQLYLFLLQRREEAAISFAATASVARVIDAAFTNNAPVDPKPWLILVGGFLIGLIIPILIIFLKNMMDTKVHHKGELQSLIKHVPFIGEVPRINKDQSEQIELNDRSPLAESFRILRTNLAYLIQNKDKERGEVIFITSTIKGEGKTFVSYNMARTLASTGKKVLLIGADIRNPKLHRYADVTAGEKGLSDYLYDFEVTEDKIISKEQSGSIKMDMVLSGPIPPNPAELLMNDRMEQLINYASKAYDYVLVDTAPTMIVTDTLLISPLADTTLYVVRAEFTDKKMLDFPKELKQQGKVKSPAIILNDVDYSKFSYGAKYGYSYGYGYGYGADKESRWQRIKNSMRGKKN, translated from the coding sequence ATGGAAGAATTAAACGACTTCACCGAAGAAAAAGGAGAATCTACCTTTGATTTAAAAGCAGAGATTTTTAAGTACCTGGCCTATTGGAAATGGATTATCCTGGGCTTTCTTATTGGAGGATTATTAGCTTACCTCTATAATAGATACACAATTCCTAAATACCATACCGAAGCTACAATGATGATTGTAGACGATCAGGAAAAAAATGCAATGAGTGCTACACCATCTGGAGGCGGAGCTATTTTTTCTTTGGAAGACGATGGTATTCAAAATCATATTGAAAAATTAAAATCCAAACAGCTTGTAGAAAGTGTAGTTAATGAATTAAATCATAATATTAGTTACTTTATAGAGGGAAATGTAATTACAATTGAAGCTTATAAATCGAGCCCAGTTTTAATTGAATTCATAACTTCCGATAGTATAATTCACGAGGTCTCCAAAAATTTAGTAGTTACTCCTACCTCAGATACCTCTTTTAGACTTGAAGATGAAGGCAGTCAGTATTCAGAAAAGCATAATATTGGGGAGTTAATTAATTTAGATAATATTCAGTTCACTATATTACCCAAATCGGGTGAGGAAGAAGGAACTTTTAGGAGAACTAGTTCTGTGCATATAAAAGTTCAGCCGGTAAGGACGGTAGCTGCAGAGTATATTTCAAAATTGCAAATTGCTCAAAAGGGACAGGCGAAAGATATTCTTACTTTAGGTCTTGTACAAGAAAACAGTGAGAAATCTGAAGACTTCCTAAATAAACTAATGGAACGTTTTAATGAGGAAGGTATTGTAGATAAACAGGAAGTCGCAGAGAATACTACAAAATTTATCCAGGATAGACTGGAAATGATTACCACCGAACTTGATTCTGTTGAAGTTGGGATTGCTGATTTCAAGAGACAGAATCGTTTAATGGATATTTCAAGTGGAGCTTCAGAGTTTCAATCAAAATTCTCAGCGGCAGAACAGGAAATATTCACTCTTGAAACAGAACTTTCTCTTTTAGAATCTATTGAAGAAGTGTTAAGAAATCAGGGAAACTATACGTTATTACCTGAAGTAGGTATAAATGAAGGTGGTGTTTCAGGGTTGATTAACTCTTATAATGCGCTAGTAATGGAGCGCAATATGTACCTGAAAGGAGGTACAGAGAAAAATCCATTAGTTGAGACAATTACAGAGCAACTTGATAGTTTACGTGAAAATTTATACGAAAATATCGAAAGTACGAGACGATCGATAAATGTAAGATTACGAGAACTCAATCAAAGAGAAAATGTTGCAGAAGGACAATTTAGTAATTTCCCAGGGCTTGAGAAGGGAATGCGTAGTATTCAACGACAACAGGAAATTAAGGAACAACTTTATTTGTTTCTTCTGCAAAGAAGAGAAGAAGCGGCTATTTCTTTTGCAGCTACTGCCTCTGTAGCTCGTGTAATTGACGCCGCATTTACAAACAATGCCCCGGTAGATCCAAAGCCCTGGCTTATATTAGTTGGTGGTTTTTTAATAGGTTTAATTATTCCAATTCTCATCATATTTCTTAAAAATATGATGGATACTAAAGTTCATCATAAAGGAGAATTGCAAAGTTTAATAAAACATGTGCCTTTTATTGGGGAAGTTCCAAGGATCAACAAAGATCAAAGCGAGCAGATTGAACTAAACGATCGTTCACCTTTAGCAGAATCTTTTCGAATTTTAAGAACCAACCTGGCTTATCTTATTCAGAATAAAGATAAGGAGCGTGGCGAAGTTATTTTTATTACCTCTACAATTAAAGGGGAGGGAAAGACTTTTGTTTCTTATAATATGGCCAGGACTTTAGCTAGTACTGGCAAAAAAGTTCTTTTAATTGGTGCTGATATTAGAAACCCGAAATTACATCGCTATGCTGATGTAACTGCTGGTGAAAAAGGCTTATCAGATTATTTATACGATTTTGAAGTAACCGAAGATAAAATTATTTCTAAAGAACAAAGTGGAAGTATTAAAATGGATATGGTACTTTCTGGGCCAATCCCACCCAACCCTGCTGAGTTATTGATGAACGATCGTATGGAGCAACTTATAAACTATGCCTCAAAAGCTTATGACTATGTTTTGGTAGATACCGCACCAACCATGATTGTGACTGATACGCTGCTCATTAGTCCACTGGCTGATACTACTTTGTATGTAGTTAGAGCAGAATTCACTGATAAGAAAATGCTAGATTTCCCTAAAGAACTAAAACAACAAGGGAAGGTTAAGAGTCCGGCGATTATTTTAAACGATGTGGATTATTCCAAATTCTCTTATGGAGCTAAATACGGTTATTCTTATGGCTATGGCTACGGCTATGGTGCAGATAAAGAATCTCGTTGGCAAAGAATTAAGAACAGTATGAGAGGTAAGAAAAATTAA
- a CDS encoding tyrosine-protein phosphatase, translated as MLSIFQKKFFLADLLEGFTDFHNHLLPGIDDGAKSTEDSVEMIRKFNEFGVTNFIASPHVMGEFYPNTPETIIPALESVKKVLPDGNTIKAAGEYMMDQFLIDQLEKENVLNVVDNYVLVEMSYFQAPINLAEILFKIQNRNLKPILAHPERYAFYHGSNLNKYEDLKARGCSFQLNMLSLTPHYGSGMQKKAYELLENGMIDFISSDAHRLEHLEKIGNIKLKKKQLQLIEPVIKKSKALFI; from the coding sequence ATGCTATCCATTTTTCAGAAAAAATTTTTTTTAGCCGATTTACTGGAAGGTTTCACCGATTTCCATAATCATTTATTGCCCGGTATTGATGATGGAGCTAAAAGCACAGAAGATAGTGTGGAAATGATTAGGAAATTTAATGAATTTGGGGTTACTAATTTCATCGCCAGCCCCCACGTAATGGGTGAGTTTTACCCAAATACTCCTGAGACTATTATTCCAGCTTTAGAAAGTGTAAAGAAAGTTTTACCTGACGGAAATACTATTAAAGCAGCCGGTGAGTATATGATGGACCAGTTTTTAATAGATCAGTTGGAAAAGGAAAATGTATTAAACGTAGTAGATAATTATGTTCTGGTAGAAATGTCCTATTTCCAGGCGCCAATTAATCTAGCCGAAATATTATTTAAAATTCAAAACAGGAACCTGAAACCCATATTGGCTCATCCCGAGCGTTACGCTTTTTACCACGGCAGTAATCTTAATAAATATGAAGATCTAAAGGCGCGAGGCTGTAGTTTTCAACTAAATATGCTATCCCTTACCCCTCACTATGGAAGTGGAATGCAAAAGAAAGCCTATGAGCTTCTAGAAAACGGAATGATAGATTTTATAAGTAGCGACGCTCACCGACTGGAACATTTGGAGAAAATTGGAAATATAAAACTGAAGAAAAAACAGCTTCAATTAATTGAGCCAGTAATTAAAAAATCCAAAGCTTTATTTATCTAA
- a CDS encoding PAS domain S-box protein, translated as MRKNSGELKVLVIEDNPGDFMLIEDYLSEEHNALDLQRADTFKSAKYILQSTRNFDTILLDLSLPDIKDAEILVKEILVLSNGAPVVVLTGYTNKDYGMKTLSWGVSDYLLKDEINASNLSKSIHYSMERKKVQRQLYESEEKYRTLFDSSPLPMWVLDRNSLEFLSVNQAAIELYGYSQEEFLKMTVRDLWAEDEDRIEKIVEDNFHDFFNVKVKHYTKNGQSLFIDVQSNPIIFGGREARVTLAHNITERLKAEEKLRHSQQRFKALVQDGSDLISILDENFHYAYVSPSARNILGVNPERLEGTDAFQFIHRDDRHLIEDQIEFIGKVKSLQLPSYRYKDGKGNWRWLETIISDLRDDPSVNGLVATSRDITSFKMQEKELRESLERYDIVAKATSDLITDYNIEQDNFQFSNAIYDIFGYSQQESGVSRDWWKEKIHSEDQFRVLEATKGIYDRNQKLLKIEYRFKCADGNYKYILDRSYVITDAAGKPSRIIGSVQDITERRKYINAIERSNERLREIAWTQSHVVRAPLARIMGLIDLLKTQRNNLDNIDDIIDNILNSSEELDKVIRKITNKTEEEL; from the coding sequence ATGAGAAAAAACTCCGGGGAATTAAAAGTCTTAGTTATTGAAGATAACCCTGGTGATTTTATGCTTATAGAAGATTATCTGTCTGAAGAACATAATGCGCTAGACCTCCAACGTGCCGATACTTTTAAATCGGCAAAATACATTCTCCAGTCCACCCGTAACTTTGATACTATTCTACTCGATTTATCGCTACCAGATATTAAAGATGCCGAGATACTTGTAAAAGAAATTTTAGTGCTTTCTAACGGGGCACCAGTAGTTGTACTAACCGGCTATACAAATAAAGATTATGGTATGAAAACCCTTTCCTGGGGAGTGTCTGACTATTTATTGAAGGATGAAATTAACGCTTCAAATCTTTCAAAAAGCATCCATTATAGTATGGAGCGGAAAAAGGTGCAGCGACAACTTTATGAATCTGAAGAAAAATACCGAACTCTTTTTGATTCCAGCCCTTTGCCTATGTGGGTTTTAGATCGGAACAGTCTTGAATTTTTAAGTGTAAATCAAGCTGCAATTGAATTGTATGGCTATTCCCAGGAAGAATTTTTAAAAATGACGGTTAGAGATCTATGGGCCGAGGATGAAGATAGAATTGAAAAAATTGTGGAAGACAATTTTCATGACTTTTTCAATGTTAAGGTTAAGCATTATACCAAAAACGGACAATCTCTTTTTATAGATGTTCAAAGTAATCCTATTATCTTTGGTGGGCGTGAAGCAAGGGTTACCCTGGCGCATAATATAACAGAAAGACTTAAGGCTGAAGAAAAATTAAGACACAGCCAGCAGCGTTTTAAAGCGTTGGTGCAGGATGGTAGTGACCTAATTAGTATTTTAGATGAAAATTTTCATTATGCTTATGTAAGTCCCAGTGCCAGAAATATTTTAGGTGTAAATCCTGAAAGACTTGAAGGTACAGATGCATTTCAGTTTATACATAGAGATGATCGTCATCTTATAGAGGATCAAATAGAGTTTATTGGTAAAGTTAAGTCACTGCAGTTGCCTTCTTATCGCTATAAAGACGGTAAAGGGAACTGGCGATGGCTGGAAACTATTATCAGTGATTTAAGAGACGATCCTTCTGTAAACGGATTGGTTGCAACGTCAAGGGATATTACCAGTTTCAAAATGCAGGAGAAAGAATTGCGTGAAAGTCTGGAACGCTACGATATAGTAGCGAAAGCTACCAGTGACTTAATCACCGATTATAATATTGAGCAGGATAATTTTCAGTTTAGCAACGCTATCTATGATATTTTTGGATATTCCCAGCAAGAATCTGGAGTTTCGAGAGATTGGTGGAAAGAAAAGATTCATTCAGAAGATCAATTTCGTGTACTTGAGGCTACTAAAGGAATTTACGATAGGAATCAAAAATTATTAAAGATAGAATACCGCTTCAAATGTGCTGATGGAAATTATAAATATATTCTGGATCGTAGTTATGTAATTACCGATGCCGCAGGGAAACCATCACGAATCATTGGTTCTGTACAGGATATTACCGAAAGGCGAAAATATATAAATGCCATAGAACGTAGTAATGAGCGGCTTAGAGAAATTGCCTGGACGCAATCTCACGTGGTTAGAGCGCCTTTAGCACGAATTATGGGTTTAATAGATTTACTGAAAACTCAAAGAAATAACCTTGATAATATTGATGATATTATAGATAATATCTTAAATTCGTCTGAAGAGCTTGATAAGGTAATTAGAAAAATTACCAACAAAACTGAAGAAGAGCTGTAA
- a CDS encoding PAS domain S-box protein, which yields MKQIAIPILKIDYNFQILSWNPSAEDFLKENFDIQLKSKINIDTVFPESLSKNFKTNFKNNEGFFYRTFTFSKISNIEISCSPSLNSAGEVTDFSICLKLVTIKETASPENIIQLRNILENSSLAIFLSDPKGFVIDVNKAACNMFGYSYKEFKKLKREDIMLDNPDLKKAVIQRNKTGELRSELTGIRKNGKLFPCEVHSVIYTNNYGEKRTSTAIVDISSRKKQELIAENSKLAFQSLFDHNPYPVYSFDLKGNFTSINRSALKLGEGSREEALRTNFLSLIPSYDQARVGDYFMKAVSGQVQHYQTKFISLQGNQRTVQVTNFPIYINNEIVGVYGIAKDITKQVNIEQKLREERNMFRAIIDYIPDHIFVVNEMHETILTNFSFYKNYLGVKNEQESLGLIASDYFPKQEAQKIMKDNTRVMEKGVPVINRGDIVQNFDGRKDYTLLTKVPFKFGDNKKGLVGISRNITEIREKEEALEKLNKELKKHAEELALSNKELEQFAYIASHDLQEPLRMVTSFIFQLKKKYESQLDEKAQQYIYFAHDGATRMRQIILDLLEYSRVGRAEYKLSLVNLTNLISDVLLLQKKCIEEKKAEIKVNTLPNLEAEEPLLRQLFSNLIGNALKYDSKERNPKIEISAIEKEEYWEFEISDNGIGIEEEFKDKIFEIFQRLHQRSEYEGTGIGLAICKKILDNFGGEIWVQSKYGVGSSFYFTIPKQF from the coding sequence ATGAAGCAAATAGCTATCCCGATTTTAAAAATAGATTATAATTTTCAAATTTTAAGCTGGAACCCTTCAGCAGAAGACTTTTTAAAGGAAAATTTTGATATACAATTAAAATCAAAAATAAATATCGATACTGTTTTTCCTGAATCTCTTTCCAAAAACTTTAAAACCAATTTTAAAAACAATGAAGGTTTCTTTTATCGCACATTTACTTTCTCAAAAATAAGCAATATTGAAATATCTTGCAGTCCATCTTTAAATTCAGCTGGAGAAGTGACCGATTTCTCGATTTGTTTAAAATTAGTCACTATAAAAGAAACTGCTTCCCCAGAAAATATTATTCAATTAAGGAATATTCTTGAAAATTCCTCTCTAGCAATTTTTTTGTCTGATCCGAAAGGTTTTGTTATTGATGTGAATAAAGCAGCTTGCAATATGTTTGGTTACTCTTATAAAGAGTTTAAGAAATTAAAAAGAGAAGATATAATGCTTGACAATCCTGACTTAAAAAAAGCTGTGATTCAAAGAAACAAAACGGGGGAATTGCGAAGTGAATTAACGGGAATTAGAAAAAATGGTAAATTGTTCCCTTGTGAAGTACATTCGGTTATCTATACAAATAATTATGGTGAGAAAAGAACCAGTACGGCAATAGTTGATATTTCAAGTCGAAAAAAGCAGGAATTAATTGCCGAAAACAGCAAACTGGCTTTTCAATCTTTATTCGATCATAATCCATATCCTGTTTATTCCTTTGACCTAAAAGGAAATTTTACTAGCATAAATAGAAGCGCATTAAAACTTGGTGAGGGTTCACGTGAGGAAGCCTTGAGAACAAACTTTTTATCTTTGATTCCCTCTTATGATCAGGCAAGGGTTGGCGATTATTTCATGAAGGCAGTTTCAGGTCAGGTACAGCATTACCAAACCAAGTTTATTAGTCTTCAGGGCAATCAAAGAACAGTTCAGGTAACTAATTTTCCTATTTATATAAATAATGAAATAGTTGGTGTTTACGGGATTGCCAAAGATATTACCAAACAGGTAAACATTGAGCAAAAACTTAGGGAAGAACGAAATATGTTTCGTGCAATTATAGATTATATTCCCGATCATATCTTTGTGGTAAATGAGATGCATGAAACTATCCTCACTAATTTTAGTTTTTACAAAAATTATCTTGGAGTTAAGAATGAACAGGAGAGTTTGGGTTTAATTGCTTCCGATTATTTTCCGAAGCAGGAGGCTCAGAAAATTATGAAAGATAATACCCGGGTTATGGAAAAAGGAGTTCCGGTGATTAACCGGGGCGATATTGTGCAAAATTTTGACGGTAGAAAAGATTATACACTTCTAACCAAAGTGCCTTTTAAATTTGGAGATAATAAAAAAGGGCTGGTAGGTATTTCAAGAAATATTACGGAAATAAGGGAAAAAGAAGAAGCTTTAGAAAAGCTGAATAAGGAGCTTAAAAAACACGCCGAAGAACTCGCGCTGTCTAATAAGGAACTGGAACAGTTTGCATATATCGCTTCTCACGATCTTCAGGAACCACTTAGAATGGTGACTAGTTTTATTTTTCAGCTTAAGAAGAAATACGAAAGTCAGTTAGACGAAAAGGCGCAGCAATATATCTATTTCGCGCACGATGGGGCCACCAGAATGCGCCAAATAATATTAGACCTTTTAGAGTATTCAAGAGTAGGTAGAGCAGAATATAAGCTAAGCCTGGTTAACCTTACCAACCTGATTTCAGATGTTTTATTACTTCAAAAGAAATGTATAGAAGAAAAGAAAGCTGAAATTAAAGTTAATACACTTCCAAATTTAGAAGCCGAGGAGCCGCTTTTAAGACAATTATTTTCAAACCTAATTGGAAATGCTTTAAAATATGATTCAAAAGAGCGTAATCCCAAAATTGAAATTTCTGCTATTGAAAAAGAAGAATATTGGGAGTTTGAAATTAGCGATAATGGGATAGGTATAGAAGAGGAATTTAAAGATAAGATTTTTGAAATTTTCCAACGCTTACATCAGCGAAGTGAATATGAGGGTACCGGTATTGGTTTGGCAATATGTAAAAAGATTTTAGATAATTTTGGCGGTGAGATTTGGGTGCAGTCTAAATATGGAGTGGGTAGCAGTTTTTATTTTACGATCCCAAAACAATTTTAG
- a CDS encoding polysaccharide biosynthesis/export family protein: MFKLIGRLGWFLVLSIIVSSCATKDDVVYFDNANSLEGKENLLDYEPRIERNDVLRINVSSSSVNEEIVAPFQMNQQGQQGSGGGGNQNLSLTGYLVSPQGTINFPVLGTVEVEGLSRTEIQQKLQEQIAEYVRNPVVDVRIVNFSVTILGEVGSPGRVQITDGRLTMPELIAMSGDITYNGRRKNIKIIREVDGVKTVGYIDMTESNLFDSPFFYLKQNDLVYVEPTYRAVKSAGFFTSYQGIISVGTTIISLYFLINSL; this comes from the coding sequence ATGTTCAAATTAATTGGGAGGCTGGGATGGTTTCTTGTTTTAAGTATTATTGTTTCCAGCTGTGCCACCAAAGATGATGTGGTCTATTTTGACAACGCAAATAGTCTTGAAGGCAAAGAAAATCTTTTAGATTATGAGCCGAGAATTGAGCGCAATGATGTATTAAGAATTAATGTTTCATCTTCTTCTGTCAACGAAGAAATTGTTGCTCCATTTCAAATGAACCAACAGGGCCAGCAAGGAAGTGGTGGAGGGGGTAATCAAAACCTTTCGCTCACGGGGTATTTGGTTAGTCCCCAAGGAACTATTAATTTTCCTGTTCTCGGTACAGTGGAAGTAGAAGGTTTAAGCCGAACAGAGATACAGCAAAAGCTACAGGAGCAAATTGCGGAATATGTGCGTAACCCTGTGGTGGATGTTAGGATTGTAAACTTTAGCGTTACTATTTTAGGGGAAGTAGGTTCTCCAGGGAGAGTTCAAATTACCGATGGACGTTTAACCATGCCGGAGCTTATTGCCATGAGTGGCGATATTACTTACAATGGAAGGCGTAAAAATATCAAGATAATTCGCGAAGTAGATGGTGTTAAAACTGTGGGATATATTGATATGACCGAATCAAATCTTTTTGATAGTCCGTTTTTCTATTTAAAGCAAAACGATTTAGTATATGTTGAGCCAACCTATAGAGCAGTTAAATCAGCCGGGTTTTTTACGAGTTATCAGGGTATAATTTCAGTAGGTACAACTATAATTAGTCTTTACTTTTTAATCAATAGTCTTTAA
- a CDS encoding endonuclease/exonuclease/phosphatase family protein, which produces MEISEIIMLIVCGIFLIPSLASATRFDQWWIRAFDFPRIQISILITLVIIAAIIVFDFSAVIHYIAIALLIIGLIFQLHKIYPYTWFAEKEVMKFEDGDPTDNISILVSNVLTPNKDYHKLLEIVKRRQPDVLLTLESDKKWEDALQELEEDYKYTVKVPLDNLYGMHLYSKLKLEETEIRYLVRNDIPSIHGFVRLDDNTRVRIHCMHPRPPSPSEADTSTNRDAELLMLGRDVREQDDSVLVFGDLNDVAWSRTTRLFQQMSGLLDPRIGRGFFNTFHADYRFFRWPLDHVFHSNDFTLIDIAREKHIGSDHFPMYIKLNFERKAELEQNKPEAEEEEKEWAQEKIDDAEPREKGV; this is translated from the coding sequence ATGGAAATTTCAGAAATAATAATGCTAATAGTTTGCGGAATATTTTTAATCCCAAGCCTAGCATCTGCTACTCGTTTTGATCAATGGTGGATACGCGCTTTCGATTTTCCGCGTATTCAAATTTCTATACTTATTACTTTAGTGATTATTGCAGCAATTATTGTTTTTGATTTTTCAGCTGTAATCCATTATATCGCTATAGCATTACTTATTATCGGGCTTATTTTTCAACTTCACAAAATATATCCTTACACCTGGTTCGCAGAAAAAGAAGTCATGAAGTTCGAAGATGGGGATCCTACAGATAATATTTCTATCCTGGTAAGTAATGTACTCACGCCCAATAAAGATTATCATAAATTACTTGAAATTGTAAAAAGAAGACAACCAGATGTCCTGCTTACCCTGGAATCTGATAAAAAATGGGAAGATGCACTGCAAGAATTAGAGGAAGACTATAAATACACGGTAAAAGTGCCCCTGGATAATCTCTACGGAATGCATTTATATTCCAAATTGAAGCTTGAGGAAACTGAAATTAGGTATTTAGTAAGAAATGATATTCCATCTATTCACGGTTTCGTACGTTTAGATGATAATACAAGAGTTAGAATTCATTGTATGCACCCCAGGCCTCCCAGCCCTTCTGAAGCTGATACTTCTACTAATCGTGATGCTGAATTACTGATGCTGGGAAGAGATGTCCGGGAACAGGATGATAGTGTTTTGGTTTTTGGAGATTTAAATGACGTAGCATGGTCTCGAACTACAAGATTATTTCAACAAATGAGCGGATTATTAGATCCCAGAATTGGAAGAGGATTTTTTAATACTTTCCATGCTGATTATCGCTTTTTTAGATGGCCATTGGATCATGTTTTTCATAGTAATGATTTCACGCTTATTGATATTGCACGCGAAAAACATATTGGTTCAGATCATTTTCCTATGTATATTAAACTAAATTTTGAACGCAAAGCGGAACTGGAACAAAATAAACCGGAAGCCGAGGAAGAAGAAAAAGAATGGGCACAGGAAAAAATTGATGATGCTGAACCGCGCGAGAAAGGGGTTTAA
- a CDS encoding capsule assembly Wzi family protein, with the protein MIYSEENSPFWLHTNQRGRIDELTNFSGLISASGTYHLSETSNLEIGLGAIYQDGYSNKLQLDEAYLAFNNSWLGIVAGRKQRKELYRGLSATNQSVLWSLNARPLPGIRFFTKRPIFFKDNRGLGFEASLEEYFMDDERFVENTRIHHKSFHLVYKSSPRFQISAGLRHFVQWGGTHPDFGDLPSDFEAYTRVVTGRGVGEDTGDNISEQEINGLGNHLGSYEINIKTILANYNVEIIYNHLFEDGSGSVLRNTPDGRYGLYIEDPIAPVDSWIQAVMYEFYYTKNQSKNTPTSDGEDNYFNNNLYRSGWTYENRVLGLPFITLGPDRFRITNNKILAHHIGLNGMAFKKVPYRFLGSFRKNYGGKGSSNVNGDQVISTYLDLKLLKNIIDLNLQLGADFSEIEGPNFGAGISLSKSFL; encoded by the coding sequence TTGATCTACAGCGAAGAAAATTCCCCTTTTTGGTTGCATACCAATCAAAGGGGGCGAATAGATGAGCTCACCAATTTTTCGGGACTAATTAGTGCTTCTGGAACTTACCACCTTTCTGAAACTTCTAATTTAGAAATTGGGTTAGGAGCTATTTACCAGGATGGTTATAGTAATAAACTTCAGTTAGATGAGGCTTACCTGGCTTTTAATAATTCCTGGTTGGGAATTGTTGCCGGTCGCAAACAACGCAAAGAATTATATCGTGGATTAAGTGCTACCAATCAAAGTGTTTTATGGTCTTTAAATGCAAGACCGCTTCCTGGAATTAGATTTTTCACTAAGCGTCCTATATTTTTTAAAGATAACCGCGGACTCGGTTTTGAAGCATCCCTTGAGGAATATTTTATGGACGATGAGCGATTTGTTGAGAACACACGTATTCATCATAAAAGCTTTCATTTAGTCTATAAATCTTCACCTCGTTTTCAAATTTCAGCGGGTTTAAGACATTTTGTACAATGGGGTGGTACACATCCTGATTTTGGTGATTTGCCTTCCGATTTTGAAGCCTATACTCGAGTGGTGACTGGGAGAGGCGTAGGAGAAGATACCGGGGATAATATTTCGGAACAGGAAATTAATGGTTTGGGGAACCACCTGGGGAGTTACGAGATAAACATTAAAACCATTTTAGCTAATTATAATGTTGAAATAATTTATAATCATTTATTTGAAGATGGATCAGGAAGTGTTCTTAGAAACACACCTGATGGTAGATATGGGTTATATATTGAAGATCCAATAGCTCCTGTAGATTCCTGGATTCAGGCGGTTATGTATGAGTTTTACTACACTAAAAATCAAAGTAAAAATACACCTACATCAGATGGGGAGGATAATTATTTTAATAATAACCTTTATCGCTCTGGCTGGACATACGAAAATAGAGTGCTTGGGCTCCCGTTTATCACGCTTGGGCCCGACAGATTTAGAATAACCAATAATAAAATTCTTGCCCATCATATAGGTTTGAACGGGATGGCTTTTAAGAAAGTTCCATATAGGTTCTTAGGTAGTTTCAGAAAAAATTATGGGGGTAAAGGCAGTAGCAATGTTAATGGAGATCAGGTAATTTCAACTTATCTGGATCTTAAACTTTTAAAGAATATAATTGATCTAAATCTTCAGTTGGGGGCTGATTTTAGTGAAATTGAAGGGCCTAATTTTGGTGCCGGAATTTCTCTTTCCAAATCATTTCTATAA
- a CDS encoding response regulator codes for MLEVIIVDDDQIVVFIQKKMITNHEIASNPLSFNQAFSALSYIIQEQHRKREKHFLILLDINMPEMNGWDFLNSLENHEEKSNYHVIMVTSSIDSSDKQKARKFSTVRGFIEKPISATDCENIKEISEISHFFERV; via the coding sequence ATGCTTGAAGTAATTATCGTAGACGACGATCAAATTGTGGTGTTTATTCAAAAGAAAATGATAACCAACCACGAGATTGCCTCAAACCCACTCAGTTTTAACCAAGCCTTCTCTGCCTTATCGTATATCATCCAGGAGCAACATCGAAAAAGAGAAAAGCATTTTTTAATTCTTTTAGATATCAATATGCCAGAAATGAATGGTTGGGATTTCCTAAATTCTTTGGAAAACCACGAAGAAAAATCTAACTATCACGTGATTATGGTAACTTCTTCTATAGATAGTAGTGACAAGCAGAAAGCCAGGAAATTTAGCACCGTTAGAGGCTTTATAGAAAAACCTATCTCGGCTACAGACTGTGAGAATATCAAAGAAATTTCAGAAATAAGTCATTTTTTCGAGCGGGTTTAA